One Anopheles marshallii chromosome 3, idAnoMarsDA_429_01, whole genome shotgun sequence genomic region harbors:
- the LOC128714591 gene encoding MICOS complex subunit MIC13 homolog QIL1, translated as RFAIKTGLGGSAVYYSKQEGIWDENTENVCERYSSALKPHLDSVKKQIPLDIPALPSSGELCFVTKHYYNEGVKSTFHFIHRLPCYAGQLVKKGSDAIKQALDAQPAQKAEPAPVVATTKK; from the exons AGGTTCGCAATTAAAACTGGACTCGGTGGTAGTGCCGTGTACTACAGCAAACAGGAAGGTATATGGGACGAAAATACCGAAAATGTGTGCGAACGTTACTCTAGCGCCCTGAAGCCACATCTGGATTccgtaaagaaacaaattccGTTGGAT ATACCAGCGCTGCCTTCCAGCGGAGAGCTATGTTTCGTGACGAAACATTACTACAATGAAGGCGTGAAGAGTACGTTCCACTTCATTCATCGGCTTCCTTGCTACGCAGGACAGTTAGTCAAAAAGGGTTCGGATGCTATCAAACAGGCATTAGATGCACAGCCAGCTCAGAAAGCGGAACCCGCACCGGTAGTAGCAACGACAAAGAAATAG
- the LOC128713374 gene encoding proliferation-associated protein 2G4, with the protein MAPVEKQADQESTIEDPTVVEKYKIAGDIVNKTLQTIIRACVAGASVKEICLKGDNMMAQDAEKKYKNEEDMKKGVAFPTCLSVNNCICHFSPARNDPDYLLKENDVVKIDMGAHIDGFIAVMAHTIVVGATPENKCKGRAADVVLAAYHASQAALRLLKDGTGNYAVTDAVQKIASDFKCKPIEGMLSHQLKQFKIDGEKTIIQNPTIAQKKEHEKCEFEKYEVYAMDVLISTGEGLGKELDTRVAIYKKTDENYMLKLKASRAFFGEVKRKYGSMPFNLRNFEEEAKAKLGVNECVAHKMVEPFQVLYEKHNEYVAQFKYTVLIMSNGLKVVTGHPFDESCYESEHSVQDEEMKKLLATELVLGSHGKDKKKRRRRNKNKAAATGGAEEDAEGDSGDEEADKKDAKP; encoded by the exons ATGGCTCCAGTAGAAAAGCAGGCCGATCAGGAATCGACGATTGAAGATCCGACCGTGGTCGAAAAGTACAAAATTGCCGGTGATATTGTGAATA AAACTCTTCAAACAATAATCCGAGCATGTGTTGCTGGCGCATCAGTGAAAGAGATCTGCCTGAAGGGTGACAACATGATGGCGCAGGATGCGGAAAAG AAATACAAAAATGAGGAAGACATGAAGAAGGGCGTCGCCTTCCCGACATGTCTCTCGGTGAACAACTGCATTTGCCACTTCTCTCCAGCGCGCAACGATCCGGACTATCTGCTGAAGGAGAATGACGTGGTCAAGATAGACATGGGGGCACACATCGATGGTTTCATTGCGGTCATGGCCCACACGATCGTGGTCGGTGCAACGCCGGAGAATAAGTGCAAGGGCCGGGCGGCCGACGTTGTCCTAGCGGCATATCACGCTAGCCAGGCCGCGCTTCGACTGCTAAAGGATGGCACCGGTAACTATGCTGTCACGGATGCGGTACAAAAAATCGCGTCCGACTTCAAGTGCAAACCGATCGAGGGTATGCTGAGCCATCAGCTGAAACAGTTCAAAATTGATGGCGAGAAGACGATCATCCAGAACCCAACGATTGCCCAAAAGAAGGAACACGAGAAGTGTGAGTTTGAGAAGTACGAAGTGTACGCGATGGATGTGCTCATCAGCACGGGCGAAGGACTCGGCAAGGAGCTGGATACCCGGGTCGCAATCTATAAGAAGACGGACGAAAACTATATGTTAAAGTTGAAAGCATCCCGTGCGTTCTTCGGAGAG GTTAAAAGGAAGTACGGCTCGATGCCTTTCAACTTGCGAAACTTCGAGGAAGAAGCGAAGGCCAAGCTGGGCGTCAACGAGTGCGTGGCGCATAAGATGGTTGAACCCTTCCAAGTATTATACGAAAAGCATA ATGAATACGTTGCTCAGTTCAAATATACGGTGCTCATCATGTCCAACGGATTGAAAGTCGTAACAGGCCACCCGTTCGATGAGAGCTGTTACGAAAGCGAACACAGCGTACAAGATGAAGAGATGAAGAAGCTATTGGCGACGGAGCTGGTGCTGGGTAGCCATGGCAAGGATAAGAAGAAGCGACGtagaaggaacaaaaataagGCAGCGGCCACCGGCGGTGCCGAAGAAGATGCCGAGGGGGACAGTGGCGATGAGGAGGCGGATAAAAAGGATGCGAAACCATAA